Proteins from one Pseudomonas bijieensis genomic window:
- the thrS gene encoding threonine--tRNA ligase gives MPTITLPDGSQRSFDHPVSVAEVAASIGAGLAKATLAGKVNGKLVDASDVIDSDATLQIITPKDEEGLEIIRHSCAHLVGHAVKQLYPSAKMVIGPVIDEGFYYDIAFERPFTPDDMAAIEQRMQQLIEKDYDVIKKVTPRAEVIEVFKARGEDYKLRLVEDMPDEQAMGLYYHEEYVDMCRGPHVPNTRFLKSFKLTKLSGAYWRGDAKNEQLQRVYGTAWADKKQLAAYIQRIEEAEKRDHRKIGKRLGLFHTQEESPGMVFWHPNGWTMYQVLEQYMRQVQRENGYLEIKTPQVVDRSLWEKSGHWANYADNMFTTQSENRDYAIKPMNCPCHVQVFNQGLKSYRELPMRLAEFGACHRNEPSGALHGIMRVRAFTQDDAHIFCTEEQMQAESAAFIKLTMDVYRDFGFTEVEMKLSTRPEKRVGSDELWDRAEAALAAALDSAGLAYDLQPGEGAFYGPKIEFSLKDCLGRVWQCGTLQLDFNLPIRLGAEYVSEDNSRKHPVMLHRAILGSFERFVGILIEHYEGAFPAWLAPTQAVIMNITDKQADFAAEVEKTLNQSGFRAKSDLRNEKIGFKIREHTLLKVPFLLVIGDREVEMQTVAVRTREGADLGSMPVAEFAEFLAQAVSRRGRPDLE, from the coding sequence ATGCCAACTATTACTCTTCCCGACGGCAGTCAACGTTCATTCGACCACCCGGTTTCCGTAGCCGAGGTCGCCGCATCCATCGGCGCGGGCCTGGCCAAGGCCACCCTGGCCGGCAAGGTCAACGGCAAGCTGGTCGACGCCAGTGACGTCATCGACAGCGACGCCACGCTGCAAATCATCACGCCAAAGGATGAAGAGGGGCTGGAGATCATTCGCCACTCTTGTGCGCACCTGGTCGGCCATGCGGTCAAGCAGCTGTACCCGAGCGCGAAGATGGTCATCGGGCCAGTCATCGATGAAGGCTTCTATTACGACATCGCCTTCGAGCGGCCTTTCACGCCGGACGACATGGCCGCCATCGAACAGCGCATGCAGCAGCTGATCGAGAAAGATTACGACGTCATCAAGAAAGTCACCCCGCGCGCCGAAGTCATCGAAGTGTTCAAGGCCCGTGGCGAGGATTACAAGCTGCGTCTGGTGGAAGACATGCCGGACGAGCAGGCCATGGGCCTGTACTACCACGAAGAATACGTCGACATGTGCCGTGGCCCGCACGTGCCGAACACGCGTTTCCTGAAATCCTTCAAGCTGACCAAGCTGTCCGGCGCCTACTGGCGTGGCGATGCGAAGAACGAACAGTTGCAGCGCGTCTATGGCACCGCCTGGGCGGACAAGAAGCAACTGGCGGCTTACATCCAGCGTATTGAAGAAGCCGAGAAGCGCGATCACCGCAAGATCGGCAAGCGCCTGGGCCTGTTCCATACCCAGGAAGAGTCCCCGGGCATGGTGTTCTGGCACCCGAACGGCTGGACGATGTACCAGGTGCTCGAGCAGTACATGCGCCAGGTCCAGCGTGAGAACGGCTACCTGGAGATCAAGACGCCGCAAGTGGTTGACCGTAGCCTGTGGGAGAAATCCGGGCACTGGGCCAACTACGCCGACAACATGTTCACCACCCAGTCGGAAAACCGCGACTACGCCATCAAGCCGATGAACTGCCCATGCCACGTGCAGGTGTTCAACCAGGGCTTGAAGAGCTACCGCGAGCTGCCGATGCGCCTGGCCGAGTTCGGTGCCTGCCACCGTAACGAGCCGTCCGGTGCGCTGCACGGCATCATGCGCGTGCGTGCGTTCACCCAGGACGATGCGCACATCTTCTGTACTGAAGAGCAGATGCAGGCCGAATCCGCCGCCTTCATCAAGCTGACCATGGACGTCTACCGGGACTTCGGCTTCACCGAAGTCGAGATGAAGCTGTCCACTCGTCCGGAAAAACGCGTTGGCTCCGACGAATTGTGGGATCGCGCCGAAGCGGCCCTGGCCGCCGCCCTCGATAGCGCGGGCCTTGCGTATGACCTGCAACCGGGTGAGGGGGCTTTCTACGGCCCCAAGATCGAGTTCTCGCTGAAAGATTGCCTTGGTCGCGTGTGGCAGTGTGGTACCCTGCAGCTCGATTTTAACCTGCCGATCCGTCTGGGCGCCGAATACGTGTCCGAAGACAACAGCCGCAAGCACCCGGTCATGCTTCACCGCGCGATCCTCGGTTCGTTCGAGCGCTTCGTCGGGATTCTGATCGAACACTACGAGGGCGCGTTCCCCGCGTGGTTGGCGCCGACCCAGGCAGTGATCATGAATATCACTGATAAACAGGCAGATTTTGCCGCCGAGGTCGAAAAAACTCTCAACCAAAGCGGATTTCGTGCCAAGTCCGACTTGAGAAATGAAAAGATCGGCTTTAAAATCCGCGAGCATACTTTGCTCAAGGTTCCCTTTCTCTTGGTTATTGGAGATCGGGAGGTCGAGATGCAGACTGTCGCTGTGCGTACTCGTGAAGGTGCTGACCTGGGCTCGATGCCCGTCGCCGAATTCGCTGAGTTTCTCGCGCAAGCGGTTTCCCGGCGTGGTCGCCCAGATTTGGAGTAA